The Marinitoga sp. 1197 genome window below encodes:
- the hydG gene encoding [FeFe] hydrogenase H-cluster radical SAM maturase HydG, with protein MFYIKDKDSLKSFIPQETISELLEKTKNPDPAKVREIIQKSLNKNRLEPEEMATLLNVENKDLLEEVFEGARELKRRIYGNRIVLFAPLYIGNECINNCQYCGFRITNKHIERRSLSLDEVVEEVKALETKGHKRLIVVFGEHPKYDAKFMTETIKTIYETKVGKGEIRRVNVNAAPQTVGDYKLFKEVGIGTFQIFQETYHYETYKKYHLSGPKSNFHWRLYGLDRAFEAGLDDVGIGALFGLYDWKFEAMGLLYHTIHFEERFNVGPHTISFPRMEPALDTPLAERPPYTVSDDDFKKLVAILRLAVPYTGLILTAREPVKIRNEVMKFGVSQIDGGSSIGVGSYHESDDEKLKRSQFLLGDNRTLDQIIEELAEEGYLPSFCTGCYRLGRTGEHFMEFAIPGFVKRFCTPNAILTFLEYIEDYAPEKTKIIGIRRIEEEIKNMKNNPLKEQLLEKIEKVKNGERDLYF; from the coding sequence ATGTTTTATATTAAAGATAAAGATAGTTTGAAATCATTTATTCCTCAGGAAACAATATCTGAATTATTGGAGAAAACTAAAAATCCTGATCCAGCAAAAGTAAGAGAAATCATTCAAAAGTCATTAAATAAAAATAGGCTTGAACCAGAAGAAATGGCAACATTACTTAATGTAGAAAATAAAGATTTATTGGAAGAAGTATTTGAAGGCGCGCGAGAATTAAAAAGGAGAATATATGGTAATAGAATAGTTTTATTTGCTCCATTATATATAGGTAATGAATGTATAAACAATTGTCAATATTGTGGATTTAGAATTACCAATAAACATATTGAAAGAAGGAGTCTGTCTTTAGATGAAGTTGTTGAAGAGGTAAAAGCGCTGGAAACCAAAGGACATAAACGTTTGATAGTGGTTTTTGGGGAACATCCTAAATATGATGCTAAATTTATGACAGAAACAATAAAAACTATTTATGAAACAAAAGTAGGTAAGGGTGAAATTAGAAGAGTAAATGTAAATGCAGCACCTCAGACAGTTGGAGATTATAAATTATTTAAAGAAGTAGGGATTGGTACATTTCAAATATTTCAGGAAACGTATCATTATGAAACATATAAAAAATATCATTTAAGTGGTCCAAAATCTAATTTTCACTGGAGATTGTATGGTTTGGATAGAGCGTTTGAGGCAGGACTTGATGATGTAGGAATTGGTGCGTTATTTGGGTTATATGATTGGAAATTTGAAGCTATGGGATTATTATATCATACAATTCATTTTGAAGAAAGATTTAATGTTGGTCCGCATACTATATCTTTTCCTCGTATGGAACCAGCATTAGATACGCCTCTTGCTGAAAGGCCTCCATATACAGTTTCAGATGATGATTTTAAAAAATTAGTAGCAATATTAAGATTGGCGGTACCTTATACAGGGTTGATTTTAACAGCACGCGAACCGGTAAAAATACGAAATGAAGTAATGAAATTTGGAGTTTCTCAAATTGATGGTGGATCTTCAATTGGTGTTGGGAGTTATCATGAAAGTGATGATGAAAAATTAAAAAGAAGTCAATTTTTATTAGGAGATAATAGAACATTAGATCAAATTATTGAGGAATTAGCTGAAGAAGGTTATTTGCCATCTTTTTGTACAGGATGTTATAGACTTGGAAGAACAGGAGAACATTTTATGGAATTTGCTATTCCAGGTTTTGTGAAAAGATTTTGTACTCCAAATGCAATATTAACATTTTTAGAATATATAGAAGATTATGCACCTGAAAAAACAAAAATAATAGGTATTAGAAGAATAGAAGAAGAAATAAAAAATATGAAAAATAATCCATTGAAAGAACAATTACTTGAAAAAATAGAAAAGGTTAAAAATGGAGAAAGAGATTTATATTTTTAA
- a CDS encoding YggT family protein, whose translation MFIFGNLFYALAVVLRIVINFFEISIIISALFSFISFNYHHPIRQFFDSISEIIERPIRRYLNLTFGMFDFTPFVAILLLVLLDNFLVTTLFDLARLLR comes from the coding sequence TTGTTTATATTTGGTAATTTATTTTATGCATTGGCAGTAGTTTTAAGGATTGTTATAAATTTTTTTGAAATTTCAATAATTATCTCAGCGTTATTTAGCTTTATATCATTTAATTATCATCATCCTATTAGGCAATTTTTTGATTCAATATCAGAAATTATAGAAAGACCTATTAGAAGATATTTAAATCTAACCTTTGGAATGTTTGATTTTACACCATTTGTTGCTATATTACTATTAGTTTTACTGGATAATTTCCTTGTCACAACATTATTTGATCTTGCCAGACTATTGAGGTGA
- the hydE gene encoding [FeFe] hydrogenase H-cluster radical SAM maturase HydE — protein sequence MIIISKRVERVYEKLTNIRLEMPDEIKNIIDYFLENQTLDYERILWILSLKDESQREKIFKISDIVNKGLNTDIITLKGVIEFSNYCKKSCYYCGIRAQNKQVKRYRIPSEEIFEIARNGVNMGLTTIILQSGEDDYYSDEELENLIYKIHHELKTAVSISIGERSKKAYERFRKAGASKVLLKHETINKNLFENIHPDKDYNKRIELLDYLVKLGYITGSGNIIGLVGQTIEDIAKDIIFMKNHNIKMIGIGPFIATHNTPLEEYKNGSAELTLNAYAATRLAIPYAQMPATTALGTIDRKYQFKALNCGCNVIMVNLTPDKYRENYNIYDEKIKVDLLDTARQIVNMGLRIPPYTLRKLPLLNS from the coding sequence GTGATTATAATATCAAAGAGAGTTGAAAGAGTATATGAAAAATTAACTAATATAAGATTAGAGATGCCTGATGAAATAAAAAATATTATAGATTATTTTTTAGAAAATCAAACGTTAGATTATGAAAGGATATTATGGATATTATCTTTAAAAGATGAAAGTCAAAGAGAAAAAATTTTTAAAATATCAGATATTGTTAACAAAGGATTAAATACAGATATAATAACTTTGAAAGGAGTAATAGAATTTAGCAATTACTGTAAAAAAAGTTGTTATTATTGTGGAATAAGAGCGCAAAATAAGCAGGTAAAAAGGTATAGAATCCCTTCAGAAGAAATATTTGAAATAGCAAGAAATGGAGTGAACATGGGGTTGACCACTATAATATTACAATCTGGGGAAGATGATTATTATAGTGATGAAGAGTTAGAGAATTTGATTTATAAAATACACCATGAATTAAAAACAGCGGTTTCTATATCTATAGGAGAAAGAAGCAAAAAAGCTTATGAAAGGTTTAGAAAAGCAGGAGCTTCAAAGGTTTTATTAAAACATGAAACGATTAATAAGAACCTATTTGAAAATATACATCCAGATAAAGATTATAATAAAAGAATAGAATTGTTGGATTATCTTGTAAAATTAGGATATATTACCGGGTCTGGGAATATTATAGGTCTTGTTGGTCAGACGATTGAAGATATAGCAAAGGATATAATATTCATGAAAAACCATAATATAAAAATGATAGGTATAGGTCCTTTTATCGCAACACATAATACACCACTTGAAGAATATAAAAATGGTTCTGCAGAATTAACTTTAAATGCATATGCAGCAACGAGATTAGCAATACCATATGCTCAGATGCCAGCAACAACAGCTTTGGGAACAATAGATAGAAAATATCAATTTAAAGCGCTTAATTGTGGCTGTAATGTTATTATGGTTAATTTAACACCTGATAAATATAGAGAAAATTATAATATATACGATGAAAAGATAAAAGTTGATTTATTAGATACTGCCAGACAAATTGTTAATATGGGATTAAGAATTCCACCATATACATTAAGAAAATTACCATTATTAAATAGTTAA
- a CDS encoding rubrerythrin family protein: MVKREMTRKFLEDAFCGESKAHMKYSIYAEDAEAQGKENLARLWRAIAYAEFVHARNHFKALGYLGAIDANLEDSAAGEHFEVEEMYPVYKNSSEFQEEKEAVRSAHFALEAEKIHEKMYREAKEYLEKNEDLEDKKIFICEICGYTTFDEVPDKCPVCGASKEKFKEF, from the coding sequence ATGGTGAAAAGAGAAATGACAAGGAAGTTTTTAGAAGATGCATTTTGTGGAGAATCAAAAGCACATATGAAATATTCAATTTACGCAGAAGATGCTGAAGCACAGGGGAAAGAAAATTTGGCGAGATTATGGAGAGCAATAGCATATGCTGAATTTGTTCATGCAAGAAACCATTTCAAGGCTTTAGGATATTTAGGAGCTATAGATGCTAATTTAGAAGATTCTGCTGCTGGAGAACATTTTGAAGTTGAAGAGATGTATCCAGTATATAAAAATTCATCAGAGTTTCAGGAAGAAAAAGAAGCAGTAAGAAGTGCTCATTTTGCTTTGGAAGCAGAAAAGATACATGAAAAAATGTATAGAGAGGCGAAAGAATATTTAGAAAAAAATGAAGATTTAGAAGATAAAAAAATATTTATATGTGAAATATGTGGATATACAACATTTGATGAAGTTCCGGATAAATGTCCAGTTTGTGGTGCTTCAAAAGAAAAATTTAAAGAATTTTAG
- the ruvB gene encoding Holliday junction branch migration DNA helicase RuvB, which yields MDDRILDPAEKNEENTIINLRPQYLKEYIGQEKVKEKLKITINAAKERKEPLDHILLAGPPGLGKTTLANVIANEMGANIQITSGPVLERAGDLAAILTNLQNGDVLFIDEIHRINRSVEEILYSAMEDFQLDIVIGKGPGARSIRIDLNHFTLIGATTRTGLIAAPLRSRFGIIMEMNFYPPEELKNIIIRSAKLLNVKIEKDAALLIAMRSRGTPRIANRLLKRVRDYAQINNNGIIDINSVEKTMTLLEIDNEGLDDMDRRILKTIINFYNGGPVGLKALAASLGIESDSISEVYEPYLLQKGFLVRTHRGRMITEKALKHLGFSSNKKLYSLWGK from the coding sequence ATGGATGATAGAATATTGGATCCAGCAGAAAAAAATGAGGAAAATACTATAATAAACCTCAGACCACAATATTTAAAAGAATATATAGGTCAGGAAAAAGTTAAAGAAAAATTAAAAATTACTATTAACGCAGCAAAAGAGAGAAAAGAACCTCTTGATCATATTTTGTTGGCTGGACCTCCGGGGCTTGGTAAAACCACATTGGCAAATGTTATAGCAAATGAAATGGGAGCCAATATACAAATAACAAGTGGACCAGTTCTGGAAAGAGCTGGTGATTTGGCTGCTATTTTAACAAATTTACAAAATGGCGATGTTCTATTTATAGATGAAATACATAGAATAAATAGATCAGTCGAAGAAATTTTATATTCTGCTATGGAAGATTTTCAACTGGATATTGTCATTGGAAAAGGTCCTGGAGCCAGATCGATAAGAATTGATCTTAATCATTTTACTTTAATTGGTGCAACTACAAGAACAGGATTAATTGCGGCACCATTGCGAAGTAGATTCGGAATAATAATGGAAATGAATTTTTATCCTCCAGAGGAATTAAAAAATATAATAATAAGAAGCGCAAAATTATTAAATGTGAAAATAGAAAAAGACGCTGCTTTGCTTATAGCCATGCGTTCAAGAGGAACTCCCAGAATTGCAAATAGATTATTAAAAAGAGTTCGTGACTATGCACAGATAAATAATAACGGTATTATAGATATAAATTCTGTTGAAAAAACAATGACATTACTTGAAATAGATAATGAAGGTCTGGATGATATGGATAGAAGAATATTGAAAACTATAATAAATTTCTACAATGGAGGCCCTGTTGGTTTAAAAGCTTTGGCTGCTTCTCTTGGTATTGAAAGCGATAGTATTAGCGAAGTCTATGAACCATATTTGCTTCAAAAGGGGTTTTTAGTAAGAACACATCGCGGAAGAATGATAACTGAAAAAGCTTTAAAACATCTTGGTTTTTCTTCAAATAAAAAATTATATTCATTATGGGGGAAGTAA
- a CDS encoding NAD(+)/NADH kinase, which translates to MKAILFFNPLKARKDEIQEQFFDIFHNNDIEILKIMPAGSALADNSLYQQADIFIVLGGDGTVLRVAELSAENSVPIIGINLGTLGFLTAYDSTEIEQAAKDISSNNLHYSDRYLLECYVGGKKLISLNDITIQKSQPIGTVDIEILIKGESVLNYSGDGVILSTPTGSTGYALSMGGPIIEPTLNLITINPLASHSLNIRPLVISPDNYIEIIIHHIDAGNAYVTVDGDIVHRIEAGMAVVVSSSEKKVTLAQKNDYSFFKVLNNKLGFGRRII; encoded by the coding sequence GTGAAAGCTATTCTATTTTTTAATCCTTTAAAAGCACGAAAAGATGAAATTCAAGAACAATTTTTTGATATATTTCATAATAATGATATTGAAATCTTAAAAATTATGCCTGCTGGCTCTGCGTTAGCTGATAATTCTTTATATCAACAGGCTGATATATTTATTGTTTTAGGTGGAGATGGAACAGTATTAAGAGTAGCAGAACTCTCGGCAGAAAATTCTGTACCTATTATTGGTATTAATTTAGGTACATTAGGATTTTTAACAGCCTATGATAGTACAGAAATAGAACAGGCCGCTAAAGATATATCTTCTAATAATTTACACTATTCAGATAGATATCTACTGGAATGTTATGTTGGTGGAAAAAAACTTATATCTCTAAACGATATTACAATTCAAAAAAGTCAACCAATTGGAACTGTTGATATTGAAATACTGATAAAAGGAGAAAGTGTTTTAAACTATTCTGGAGATGGTGTGATTTTATCAACTCCAACTGGTTCTACAGGTTATGCTTTATCTATGGGAGGACCTATTATAGAACCAACATTAAACTTGATAACCATAAATCCACTTGCTTCCCATTCATTAAATATTCGACCTCTGGTAATTTCTCCAGATAATTATATTGAAATTATTATACATCATATTGATGCTGGAAATGCTTATGTTACTGTCGACGGTGATATTGTACACAGAATAGAAGCTGGAATGGCAGTTGTAGTTTCTTCATCAGAAAAAAAAGTAACTCTTGCCCAAAAAAATGATTATTCTTTTTTTAAGGTATTAAATAACAAATTGGGTTTTGGAAGGAGAATTATATGA
- a CDS encoding phosphate signaling complex PhoU family protein gives MIELLSEKTQKEVISFHNEILKMGRLVQGMFLKFKDAFFEKNAKLSKEIIKQDMRVDFIEARLEYKSMEILATNNLYGIYFKVVFLGNKIIGILENMADLCETMAKNNLDLLSYPNSINPYQFEDLFDISQNMLGESLKLFSNIIENKNTHITRESIELAKIICKTDTEVDALYNAFKRNLMGKARKDNFRSIMANIEILSNLEKFSDLTTNIAEYSIFILTGDRYKCSKEGFDIFYSLGE, from the coding sequence ATGATAGAATTATTATCTGAAAAAACTCAAAAAGAAGTTATCTCTTTTCACAATGAAATATTAAAAATGGGAAGACTTGTTCAAGGAATGTTTTTAAAATTCAAAGACGCATTTTTTGAAAAAAATGCTAAACTTTCTAAAGAAATAATCAAACAGGATATGAGAGTTGATTTTATCGAGGCACGCCTTGAATATAAATCAATGGAAATATTAGCAACAAATAATTTATATGGAATTTACTTTAAAGTTGTTTTTTTAGGAAATAAGATAATTGGAATTCTCGAAAACATGGCTGATCTGTGTGAAACTATGGCTAAAAATAATCTGGATTTGTTATCCTATCCAAATTCAATAAACCCTTATCAATTTGAAGATTTATTTGATATATCACAAAATATGTTAGGTGAATCTTTAAAACTATTTTCCAATATCATTGAAAACAAGAACACTCATATTACAAGAGAATCCATTGAATTAGCTAAAATAATTTGCAAAACAGATACAGAAGTTGATGCACTATATAATGCATTTAAGAGAAACCTTATGGGGAAAGCTCGAAAAGACAATTTTAGATCTATTATGGCTAATATAGAGATATTATCGAATTTAGAAAAGTTTTCTGACTTAACAACAAATATTGCAGAATATTCAATATTTATCCTTACTGGAGATAGGTACAAATGTAGTAAAGAAGGGTTTGATATTTTTTATTCTTTGGGGGAATAA
- a CDS encoding class II SORL domain-containing protein, with protein MKLGDVIKSADFKNEKHVPVIDAPEKVKADELFKIEIQVGKDIPHPNTVEHHISWIDLYIHYENDPNTVHLGRFEFGPSVTEPHVLTYVKLSKKGTLIAHSYCNIHGLWESEKVIDVE; from the coding sequence ATGAAATTAGGTGATGTAATTAAAAGTGCAGATTTTAAAAATGAAAAACATGTACCTGTAATAGATGCTCCAGAAAAAGTTAAAGCTGATGAATTATTTAAAATTGAAATTCAAGTTGGAAAGGATATACCACACCCTAACACAGTAGAGCATCATATATCCTGGATAGATTTATATATTCATTATGAAAATGACCCAAATACAGTTCATTTAGGAAGATTTGAGTTTGGTCCATCAGTAACAGAACCACATGTATTAACTTATGTAAAATTATCAAAAAAAGGAACATTAATAGCTCATTCGTATTGTAATATACATGGGCTTTGGGAATCAGAAAAAGTAATTGATGTTGAATAA
- a CDS encoding aspartate ammonia-lyase, which yields MRVEKDFIGEVLIPENVYYGIHTHRALKNFPKTGEIFSESFIWAMFMVKKSAAILNYELGYLDKEISEAIVKSCEEWPELKKEIIVDPLSGGAGTSINMNINEVIANRATEILGGQKSEYIVNPLDHVNMHQSTNDVFPTAGKIAIIKDLRELIEKIIKLQDKIQEKEKDFIKIRKIGRTQLMDAVPILLGQEFGAWADALSRDRWRLYKVEERIRSVNIGGTAIGTGISAPKDYILKITNKLREITKIGIAKAENLIDTTQNLDVFSEISGLLKSLAVNLIKISNDIRLLGSNAINEIILPKIQAGSSIMPGKVNPVIPEYVVQLSMSVISFDNLITTASSLGNLELNHLTPLIIHYTLKSIKFLKNAVISLKNYIKLIEPDESKCKENLAKSFTLITPLIDVFGYDEVSIMLKKNDYDFEKTVRELSEKHNMDYTEIMKKLKSHKAAGLGYNF from the coding sequence ATGAGAGTAGAAAAAGATTTTATTGGAGAAGTTCTGATTCCTGAAAATGTTTATTATGGAATACATACACATAGGGCTTTAAAGAATTTTCCTAAAACAGGTGAAATTTTTAGTGAAAGTTTCATTTGGGCAATGTTTATGGTTAAGAAATCAGCGGCTATACTTAATTATGAATTAGGATATTTAGATAAGGAGATATCAGAGGCAATAGTTAAAAGTTGTGAAGAATGGCCGGAATTAAAAAAAGAGATAATTGTAGATCCTTTAAGTGGAGGAGCAGGAACGTCTATAAATATGAATATAAATGAAGTAATTGCAAATAGAGCTACAGAAATTTTAGGAGGGCAAAAATCAGAATATATAGTTAACCCCTTGGATCATGTGAATATGCATCAATCAACAAATGATGTTTTTCCAACTGCAGGAAAAATAGCAATTATAAAGGATTTAAGAGAATTAATTGAAAAAATAATTAAACTTCAGGATAAGATTCAAGAAAAAGAAAAGGATTTTATAAAGATAAGAAAAATAGGAAGAACACAGCTAATGGATGCGGTCCCTATTTTATTGGGGCAGGAATTTGGGGCCTGGGCTGACGCATTAAGTAGAGATAGATGGAGATTATATAAAGTAGAAGAAAGAATAAGAAGCGTTAATATTGGAGGAACAGCCATAGGTACGGGTATATCTGCACCAAAAGATTATATTTTGAAAATTACAAACAAATTGAGGGAAATTACAAAAATAGGAATAGCAAAAGCAGAAAATCTTATAGATACTACTCAAAATTTAGATGTTTTTTCAGAAATTAGTGGCTTATTAAAATCTTTAGCTGTGAATTTAATAAAAATATCCAATGATATTAGATTGTTAGGTTCAAATGCAATAAATGAGATAATATTACCAAAAATTCAAGCAGGAAGTTCAATTATGCCAGGAAAAGTAAATCCTGTAATTCCAGAATATGTGGTTCAATTATCAATGAGTGTAATTTCTTTTGATAACTTAATAACAACTGCGTCCAGTTTGGGGAATTTAGAATTAAACCATCTTACACCATTGATAATTCATTACACATTAAAATCAATAAAATTTTTAAAAAATGCAGTTATATCTTTAAAAAATTATATAAAATTAATAGAACCGGATGAATCAAAATGTAAAGAAAACCTTGCAAAATCATTTACTTTAATAACACCGTTAATAGACGTTTTTGGATATGATGAAGTTTCAATAATGCTTAAGAAAAATGATTATGATTTTGAAAAAACCGTAAGAGAACTATCGGAAAAACACAATATGGATTATACAGAAATAATGAAAAAATTAAAATCACATAAAGCAGCAGGGTTAGGATATAATTTTTGA
- the hydF gene encoding [FeFe] hydrogenase H-cluster maturation GTPase HydF → MASAIKGYRKYIAITGKRNVGKSTLINAILNQEVAITSDMPGTTTDPVYRSMELAPLGPVTLVDTPGIDDTGIVGEKRVKKASKALYKADIALLVVTDNISEYEKMLIDNFKKLDIPFLVVINKIDEIKNIDIIKKSYLKYTKEIIEISAKEKKNIERLKEKIAMILPPLEEVPLIADLIEPGQLIVLVVPIDLGAPKGRLIMPQVTAIREILDREAIVIVTKERELRYTIEKLNQKPDLVVTDSQSVMKVVSDIDIDIPLTTFSILEARHKGDLAILSEGVKAIENLKENDKIIIMEGCSHRPLTEDIGRVKIPRWLTNHLGINLNIEFFAGTEFPDYEIVRDAKLIIHCGGCTLTRKSMLRRINIAKMYEIPIVNYGVIISYLHGVLNRALDIFPELKKV, encoded by the coding sequence ATGGCTTCGGCAATAAAAGGATATAGAAAATATATAGCAATTACCGGTAAAAGAAATGTTGGAAAATCAACGTTAATAAATGCAATATTAAATCAAGAGGTTGCAATTACAAGCGATATGCCAGGCACAACGACAGATCCAGTTTATAGAAGTATGGAACTTGCACCTTTAGGACCGGTAACATTGGTTGATACTCCGGGTATTGATGATACTGGAATAGTTGGTGAAAAAAGAGTAAAAAAAGCAAGTAAAGCTTTGTATAAAGCAGATATAGCATTATTGGTTGTAACTGATAATATTTCTGAATATGAAAAAATGCTGATAGATAATTTCAAAAAACTTGATATTCCTTTTTTAGTGGTTATAAACAAAATAGATGAAATAAAAAATATTGATATTATTAAGAAATCATATTTAAAATATACAAAAGAAATTATTGAAATTTCGGCAAAAGAGAAAAAGAATATAGAAAGATTAAAAGAAAAAATAGCTATGATTTTACCGCCTTTAGAAGAAGTCCCGTTAATAGCCGATTTAATTGAACCAGGGCAGTTAATAGTATTAGTAGTACCTATAGATTTAGGGGCACCAAAAGGAAGATTAATAATGCCTCAGGTAACAGCAATAAGAGAAATATTAGATAGAGAAGCAATTGTAATAGTTACAAAAGAAAGAGAGTTAAGATATACAATAGAGAAATTGAATCAAAAACCAGATCTTGTAGTGACAGATTCACAAAGTGTAATGAAAGTTGTTTCTGATATAGACATAGATATTCCCTTAACAACATTTTCAATTTTAGAAGCCAGACATAAAGGTGATCTGGCAATTTTATCTGAAGGTGTAAAAGCAATTGAAAATTTAAAAGAAAATGATAAAATTATTATTATGGAAGGATGTTCTCATAGACCTTTAACAGAGGATATTGGAAGAGTAAAAATACCAAGATGGCTTACCAACCATCTGGGTATAAATTTAAATATAGAATTTTTTGCTGGCACAGAATTTCCAGATTATGAAATTGTTAGAGATGCAAAACTAATAATACATTGTGGAGGATGTACACTTACCAGAAAAAGTATGTTAAGGAGAATAAATATAGCAAAGATGTATGAAATTCCAATAGTAAATTACGGGGTAATAATATCTTATTTACACGGTGTATTAAATAGAGCACTTGACATTTTTCCAGAATTAAAAAAAGTATAA
- a CDS encoding TM1266 family iron-only hydrogenase system putative regulator, whose product MENKISTVSIIVYNRELAYQKASDILHNYGEKILLRVGYPMREKDVAIIFLVVEMTTDELGALSGKIGQIESVKVKTTTLKI is encoded by the coding sequence ATGGAAAATAAAATTAGTACAGTATCTATAATAGTGTATAACAGGGAGTTGGCTTACCAAAAAGCAAGTGATATTTTACACAATTATGGAGAAAAAATACTTTTAAGAGTAGGATATCCAATGAGAGAGAAAGATGTAGCGATAATATTTTTGGTTGTTGAAATGACGACCGACGAATTAGGAGCATTATCCGGGAAAATTGGGCAGATAGAATCTGTTAAAGTAAAAACAACAACATTAAAGATATGA
- a CDS encoding YggS family pyridoxal phosphate-dependent enzyme translates to MEFIIDNLKTIKTNIKEHSSKFNRNFENIRLIAVSKTFPIQYIKKAYETGIKDFAENKAQELRNKAAELKDYNIRWHFIGRIQTNKIKYIVPISEYIHSVYREKEIKEIDKIAKKYNKIQKILIEVNISGEETKGGIKPNELNEFLKQAEKYENVKVVGLMTMAPYTDDHDTIKNVFCELKNLRDSFIKKFPDLKELSMGMSNDYAIAIECGSTMLRIGSLIFGKRNYNPGG, encoded by the coding sequence ATGGAATTTATTATTGACAATTTAAAAACCATAAAAACTAATATTAAAGAACACTCTAGTAAATTCAATAGAAATTTTGAAAATATTAGATTAATAGCAGTTTCAAAAACTTTTCCTATTCAGTATATAAAAAAAGCATATGAAACAGGTATTAAAGATTTTGCAGAAAATAAGGCTCAGGAATTAAGAAATAAAGCCGCAGAATTAAAAGATTATAACATTAGATGGCACTTTATCGGTAGAATTCAAACAAATAAGATTAAATATATTGTACCAATTTCAGAATATATTCATTCTGTTTATAGAGAAAAAGAAATAAAAGAAATAGATAAAATAGCAAAAAAATATAACAAAATTCAAAAAATATTAATAGAAGTAAATATTTCCGGTGAAGAAACAAAAGGCGGAATTAAACCTAATGAATTAAATGAATTTTTAAAACAAGCAGAAAAATATGAAAATGTTAAAGTGGTTGGTTTAATGACAATGGCTCCTTATACTGATGATCATGATACTATAAAAAATGTTTTTTGCGAGTTAAAAAATTTAAGGGACTCTTTTATAAAAAAATTCCCTGATTTAAAAGAATTATCAATGGGAATGAGCAATGATTATGCTATCGCTATTGAATGTGGCTCTACTATGTTAAGAATAGGTTCTCTTATTTTCGGAAAAAGAAATTACAATCCAGGAGGTTGA